Proteins encoded within one genomic window of Nordella sp. HKS 07:
- a CDS encoding ABC transporter substrate-binding protein produces the protein MTREMKIGRRGFLKSGAATLALAALAPSLILPAHAEEPVRGGTLKLGFSADPAGFDPARGPSGMSHVVIEQVYSTLMSLDPDAAPYPDLAEKYDQSADGLEYTFVLRKGVKFHDGSDLTAEDVKFTFDRLRAKDTGYSYGSQVETIKEVVVVDPHTVTFKLTETTGPFLVYMAFPGSSIVPKKLVEGGHDLNSKPVGSGPFKFVSYEPRSMVKFARNENFYEAGKPYVDALEFHLIADITALTNAVISGNINFSNEIPPKDWQTVTATPGLVGATLEGSRYYWLLMNNTVAPLDNPKVRQAIAHAIDRSAIVAGVFFGQAIPFKGGVIPEWSWGYADIDYFTPGANPEKAKALLAEAGHADGFATSLTMASSFPAMVAMAPIIQANLAAVGIKAEIKTMEIPRYWDEVWGPSKFDMTAMYWVSPLADPDDFVTNNYACGMAINVQKSCSKAMDEALAKAKSGASQDERKAAYAAQQKLSLEEMPIVPLVNSLILTAHTDKLKNYKPMRTGFLKTIKDAWLEP, from the coding sequence ATGACACGTGAAATGAAGATTGGCCGTCGTGGATTCTTGAAATCGGGCGCGGCCACATTGGCGCTCGCGGCTTTGGCGCCGAGCCTGATTCTGCCGGCCCACGCCGAAGAGCCGGTGCGGGGTGGCACCCTGAAGCTCGGCTTTTCCGCCGATCCGGCCGGCTTCGATCCGGCGCGTGGCCCTTCCGGAATGTCGCATGTGGTGATCGAGCAGGTCTATTCGACCCTTATGTCGCTCGATCCGGACGCTGCGCCCTATCCCGATCTCGCCGAGAAATACGACCAGTCCGCCGACGGCCTCGAATATACGTTCGTTCTGCGCAAGGGCGTGAAATTCCACGACGGATCGGACCTCACCGCCGAAGACGTGAAATTCACTTTCGACCGCTTGCGCGCCAAGGACACGGGCTATTCCTACGGATCACAGGTCGAGACGATCAAGGAAGTGGTGGTCGTCGACCCGCACACCGTCACCTTCAAGTTGACCGAAACCACCGGTCCCTTCCTCGTCTATATGGCCTTCCCCGGCTCCTCGATCGTGCCGAAGAAGCTCGTCGAAGGTGGTCACGACCTCAACTCCAAACCGGTCGGAAGCGGACCTTTCAAATTCGTCTCCTACGAGCCACGCTCGATGGTGAAGTTCGCCCGCAACGAGAACTTCTATGAAGCGGGCAAGCCCTATGTGGACGCGCTCGAGTTCCATCTCATCGCCGACATCACTGCCCTCACCAATGCGGTGATCTCCGGGAACATCAATTTCTCCAACGAAATTCCACCCAAGGACTGGCAGACGGTGACCGCGACGCCGGGGCTTGTCGGCGCGACGTTGGAGGGCAGCCGCTATTACTGGCTCTTGATGAACAACACCGTGGCGCCGCTCGACAATCCCAAAGTCCGCCAGGCCATCGCCCATGCGATCGACCGCAGCGCCATCGTGGCTGGCGTGTTTTTCGGCCAGGCGATTCCGTTCAAGGGCGGCGTTATCCCCGAATGGAGCTGGGGTTATGCCGACATCGACTATTTCACGCCGGGCGCCAATCCGGAGAAGGCCAAGGCGCTGCTGGCAGAAGCGGGCCATGCCGACGGCTTTGCGACCTCGCTCACCATGGCCTCTTCCTTCCCAGCCATGGTCGCGATGGCGCCGATCATCCAGGCCAATCTGGCGGCAGTCGGCATAAAGGCCGAGATCAAGACCATGGAGATCCCACGCTACTGGGACGAGGTCTGGGGCCCCTCGAAATTCGACATGACGGCGATGTACTGGGTGTCGCCTTTGGCCGATCCGGATGATTTCGTCACCAACAACTATGCCTGCGGCATGGCCATCAATGTCCAGAAGAGCTGCAGCAAGGCGATGGACGAAGCGCTCGCCAAGGCCAAATCGGGCGCCAGCCAGGACGAACGCAAGGCCGCCTATGCCGCGCAGCAGAAGCTGTCGCTCGAGGAGATGCCGATCGTGCCGCTGGTCAATTCGCTCATACTCACCGCCCATACGGATAAGCTCAAGAACTACAAGCCGATGCGCACCGGCTTCCTCAAGACGATCAAGGACGCCTGGCTCGAGCCGTGA
- a CDS encoding ABC transporter permease, which translates to MRSLILSRLAAFALTLIVASSILFVAVNVVPGSAARSALGIDATPQALARFEAQHGLDRPLVVQYVDWLGKTFSGDFGKSFQNGVDVGPELLRRIPITLELAVLAFIIANLIALPLGALAAMRHQRAADKSISLLASLLGAVPNFWLATLLVMVLTLNLRLLPPGGYTPFSVDPVMNLKQMIMPALSLGIVSSALLIRIMRTAMIEVLSSDYIRTARAKGAKEGVVVMRHAIRNAMTPYVNVAAVEFGFLFGSVVVIEDIFLLPGVGSFVLVGIINRDYPVLLASALTITLVVLIINLIVDIVVGLLDPRRVTRHK; encoded by the coding sequence TTGCGTAGCTTGATACTCTCGCGCCTAGCCGCTTTCGCGCTGACGCTCATCGTCGCGTCGAGTATCCTGTTCGTTGCCGTCAATGTGGTGCCGGGTTCGGCCGCCCGCTCGGCGCTCGGCATCGACGCGACGCCACAGGCTCTCGCTCGCTTCGAGGCCCAGCATGGACTCGACCGGCCGCTCGTCGTTCAATATGTCGACTGGCTGGGCAAGACCTTCTCCGGCGATTTCGGCAAGAGCTTCCAGAACGGCGTCGATGTCGGGCCTGAACTCCTGCGCCGTATTCCGATTACGCTGGAACTCGCCGTACTCGCCTTCATCATCGCCAATCTGATCGCCTTGCCGCTCGGCGCCTTGGCCGCAATGCGTCATCAGCGCGCCGCCGACAAGAGCATCTCGCTGCTGGCGAGCCTTCTCGGTGCCGTGCCCAATTTCTGGCTGGCGACACTTCTCGTCATGGTGCTGACGCTCAATCTCAGGCTGCTGCCGCCTGGCGGCTACACGCCGTTTTCCGTCGACCCCGTGATGAACCTGAAGCAGATGATCATGCCGGCTCTGTCGCTCGGAATCGTATCATCGGCGCTGCTCATCCGTATCATGCGGACCGCCATGATCGAGGTTCTGTCCTCCGATTATATCCGCACGGCGCGCGCCAAGGGCGCGAAGGAAGGCGTCGTCGTGATGCGCCACGCCATCCGCAACGCGATGACCCCCTATGTCAACGTCGCCGCAGTTGAATTCGGCTTTCTCTTCGGCTCGGTGGTGGTGATCGAGGACATCTTCCTCCTGCCGGGAGTCGGCTCCTTCGTCCTCGTCGGCATCATCAACCGCGACTATCCGGTGCTGCTGGCGAGCGCCCTCACCATCACGCTCGTCGTGCTCATCATCAATCTCATCGTCGATATCGTGGTCGGCCTGCTCGATCCGCGCCGCGTGACGAGGCACAAATGA
- a CDS encoding ABC transporter permease has product MTAAIRKPFNWRRWRLVVTGGGIVGTLLLVAIFAPWIAPYSPFDLDVAQMLKGPSAAHLLGTDELGRDVLSRVIHAARLSMMVAVLASLVGLVFGTIIGTLAAYFGGVVDLVLMRLMEILFSFPAILLAIVLMASLGTSIFNAMIAIGIIFIPGFARLARATAEGVLRQQYVEQARAIGMSHARILTREILPNIVAPLLVEAAVAFSYAVLLESALSFLGLGAQPPDPSWGNMLNTGRGFMAAAPWLSIVPGAAIFLTVLGFNMLGDGLRDAFDPQLRDE; this is encoded by the coding sequence ATGACCGCCGCAATCCGTAAACCCTTCAACTGGCGGCGCTGGCGTCTCGTCGTCACCGGCGGCGGCATTGTCGGCACCTTGCTGCTTGTGGCGATCTTCGCGCCCTGGATCGCGCCCTATTCGCCTTTCGATCTCGACGTCGCCCAGATGCTGAAGGGGCCTTCCGCCGCGCATCTCCTGGGCACCGACGAGCTTGGCCGCGACGTGCTTTCGCGCGTCATCCACGCCGCGCGGCTCTCGATGATGGTCGCCGTCCTGGCCTCGCTGGTCGGCCTCGTCTTCGGTACCATCATCGGCACCCTTGCTGCCTATTTCGGCGGTGTGGTCGATCTGGTTCTGATGCGGCTGATGGAGATCCTGTTCTCCTTCCCGGCGATCCTGCTCGCCATCGTGCTGATGGCGAGCCTGGGCACCAGCATCTTCAACGCCATGATCGCCATCGGAATCATCTTCATCCCGGGCTTCGCCCGCCTGGCGCGGGCGACGGCGGAAGGCGTTCTGCGCCAGCAATATGTCGAGCAGGCCCGCGCCATCGGCATGAGCCATGCGCGCATCCTGACCCGCGAGATCCTGCCCAATATCGTGGCGCCGCTCCTTGTCGAGGCCGCGGTCGCTTTTTCGTACGCGGTGCTGCTCGAAAGCGCTTTGTCTTTCCTGGGATTGGGGGCTCAGCCGCCCGATCCCTCCTGGGGCAATATGCTCAATACCGGTCGCGGCTTCATGGCCGCGGCGCCGTGGCTCAGCATCGTGCCGGGGGCCGCGATCTTCCTCACCGTGCTCGGCTTCAACATGCTGGGTGACGGCCTGCGCGATGCCTTCGACCCGCAGCTGAGGGACGAATGA
- a CDS encoding ABC transporter ATP-binding protein translates to MSELRPHAQGAPRPALAIRDLTVDFKRRSGLLRTVDNVSLDVWPKEIVGVIGESGSGKTMTALSAMRLLPYGAQIGGSIELGGRDIVNLSEPEMRALRGDRIALIPQDAMQALNPTMRIGRQVGEPYEFHRKQPYRAIWAKVVELLRAVKIPDPEVRVREYPHQFSGGMQQRAMIATGLALDPELIIADEPTTALDVTVQARILKLLRDIRDDRGSAILFITHELGIVAELCDWVYVMKDGKVVEDGPVARIFTAPRADYTRMLLEATPSIHRRKEARR, encoded by the coding sequence ATGAGCGAGCTTCGCCCCCATGCACAAGGAGCGCCGCGTCCGGCTCTGGCGATCCGCGATCTGACCGTCGACTTCAAGCGCCGCAGCGGACTCCTGCGCACCGTCGACAATGTCAGCCTGGACGTGTGGCCGAAGGAGATCGTTGGCGTCATTGGCGAATCGGGTTCGGGCAAGACCATGACGGCTTTGTCCGCCATGCGGCTACTGCCCTATGGCGCCCAGATCGGTGGATCGATCGAGCTGGGCGGACGCGACATCGTCAATCTCAGCGAACCCGAAATGCGCGCCTTGCGCGGCGACCGCATCGCTCTCATCCCGCAGGATGCGATGCAGGCCTTGAACCCGACAATGCGGATAGGCCGTCAGGTGGGCGAGCCCTATGAGTTCCACCGCAAGCAACCTTATCGCGCCATCTGGGCCAAGGTTGTCGAATTGTTGCGCGCGGTGAAGATCCCCGATCCTGAAGTCAGGGTGCGCGAATATCCGCATCAATTCTCGGGCGGCATGCAGCAGCGCGCCATGATCGCCACCGGTCTGGCGCTCGATCCCGAACTGATTATCGCGGATGAACCGACGACGGCGCTCGACGTCACGGTGCAGGCGCGAATTCTCAAGCTGCTTCGCGATATCCGCGACGATCGCGGCTCCGCCATCCTCTTCATCACCCACGAACTCGGCATCGTCGCCGAGCTGTGTGATTGGGTCTATGTGATGAAGGACGGAAAGGTCGTCGAGGACGGTCCGGTCGCCCGCATCTTCACCGCGCCCCGTGCCGACTACACCCGCATGCTTCTCGAGGCGACGCCCAGCATTCACCGCCGCAAGGAGGCGAGACGATGA
- a CDS encoding ATP-binding cassette domain-containing protein: protein MSEPVVRVENVSKVFRPGGLFNRAPGFKAVSNVSLSVARNRTLGIVGESGSGKSTLLRMVLRLIEPSEGRILVNGSEIWALRGAELKSMRRQLQPIFQNPASSFNPRQTIRAILSAPLEVHGIGTPAERRERISTLLRRVGLDPSIETRLPHQLSGGQKQRIAIARAVILGPSVVLADEPTSALDVSVQAQVLKLFSDIKYDFGLTTIFVSHNLAVIREVSDEVAVMRRGEIVEQGEVDRIFEDPQHDYTRELLAAVPTSAFMRQA, encoded by the coding sequence ATGAGTGAGCCGGTAGTGCGCGTCGAGAATGTATCGAAAGTGTTCAGGCCAGGCGGCCTGTTCAATCGCGCGCCCGGTTTCAAGGCCGTATCGAATGTCTCCCTGTCGGTGGCGAGAAACCGCACGCTTGGCATCGTAGGCGAATCGGGCTCCGGCAAGTCCACGCTTCTGCGCATGGTGCTGCGCCTCATCGAACCCAGCGAAGGGCGCATTCTCGTCAACGGCTCCGAAATCTGGGCCCTGCGCGGCGCCGAGCTCAAGTCGATGCGCCGTCAGCTGCAGCCGATCTTTCAGAATCCGGCCTCGTCCTTCAATCCTCGCCAGACTATCCGTGCCATCCTGTCGGCGCCCCTCGAAGTGCATGGCATCGGCACGCCTGCGGAGCGGCGCGAGCGCATAAGCACTCTGCTCCGCCGTGTCGGTCTCGACCCGTCGATCGAGACCCGCCTGCCGCATCAATTGTCGGGCGGCCAGAAGCAGCGCATCGCCATTGCCCGCGCCGTGATACTGGGGCCCAGCGTCGTGCTGGCGGATGAGCCCACATCGGCGCTCGATGTCTCCGTCCAGGCCCAGGTGCTGAAGCTCTTCTCCGACATCAAGTATGATTTCGGCCTCACCACGATCTTCGTCAGCCATAATCTGGCGGTCATCCGCGAGGTCAGCGACGAAGTCGCCGTCATGCGCCGCGGCGAGATTGTCGAGCAGGGCGAAGTCGATCGCATCTTCGAAGATCCGCAACATGACTATACGCGCGAGCTCCTGGCCGCCGTGCCGACATCCGCTTTCATGCGGCAAGCCTGA
- a CDS encoding DUF1028 domain-containing protein yields the protein MIQLATFSIAARCPRTGMLGVAVSTAVPAIGGLCAFVGPRIGAVATQSWVNPYLGIDGLSLLKGGMSAKAALDKLIAEDPGREVRQLGIVDAQGNVAAFTGKECTAWCGHEVGEGFTVQGNMLVSGETVSAMAKAASDGAALALPERLMRVLEAGQKAGGDKRGKQSAYMKVHDAEEYPYLMIGVDDHSTPVTELRRVYEVARAQCLPFVTGLSTRQNSVGHLSAETTSMLMTPPQDRPQRVDGE from the coding sequence ATGATCCAGCTGGCCACTTTCTCCATCGCCGCGCGCTGCCCGCGCACCGGCATGCTGGGCGTCGCCGTCTCGACCGCGGTGCCGGCCATCGGTGGGCTGTGTGCGTTCGTAGGCCCGCGCATCGGCGCCGTTGCGACGCAATCCTGGGTCAATCCCTATCTCGGCATTGACGGGCTTTCCTTGCTGAAGGGCGGCATGTCGGCCAAGGCGGCGCTCGACAAGCTCATTGCCGAGGATCCGGGCCGTGAGGTCCGTCAGCTCGGCATCGTCGATGCGCAGGGCAATGTCGCCGCCTTCACCGGCAAGGAGTGCACGGCCTGGTGCGGGCATGAAGTGGGTGAGGGCTTCACCGTTCAGGGCAATATGCTGGTGAGCGGCGAGACCGTGTCGGCGATGGCCAAGGCCGCCAGCGACGGCGCGGCGCTTGCCTTGCCCGAGCGCCTGATGCGCGTGCTGGAAGCCGGCCAGAAGGCCGGCGGCGACAAGCGCGGCAAGCAGTCGGCTTATATGAAGGTGCATGATGCCGAGGAGTATCCTTATCTCATGATCGGCGTTGATGATCACTCAACTCCGGTGACGGAGCTGCGCCGCGTCTATGAAGTGGCGCGCGCCCAATGCCTGCCTTTCGTCACCGGCCTGTCGACGCGCCAGAATAGCGTCGGCCATCTTTCGGCGGAGACCACTTCCATGTTGATGACGCCGCCCCAGGACCGGCCGCAGCGCGTGGATGGCGAATGA
- the argE gene encoding acetylornithine deacetylase, with the protein MSTSVPPQSRAILERLVSFDTTSRNSNLPLIEYVESYLARHGVRSRRVGSADERKTNLFATIGPDAPGGLILSGHTDCVPVDDQDWSSDPFVLTEREGRLFGRGSADMKGFLACVLAVVPELVANPRAKPIHIAFSYDEEVGCTGVLELVDDLNARGFQADMCLVGEPTGMELVIGHKSGRAYRCLVTGLEAHSSLAPRAVNAIEIAARLIAGISEIAREFARGIRDDDFDLPHATINTGLIEGGTGINIVPHHCSFTFEYRLLAGQDPDEVFNRVKAMADALLPLMRAIHPGADIVFEQIYDYPGHFIASDTPAVQRMIALSGSNRLAKVAYGTEAGHLQNGLGVPTVICGPGDIAVAHKPDEFVTLDQLRRCEDLLKRLCGAG; encoded by the coding sequence ATGTCGACCTCCGTGCCTCCGCAGAGCCGTGCCATCCTCGAGCGCCTCGTTTCATTCGACACGACCAGCCGCAATTCCAATCTCCCGCTCATCGAATATGTCGAGAGCTATCTTGCGCGTCATGGCGTGCGATCGCGCCGCGTCGGTTCGGCGGACGAGCGCAAGACCAATCTCTTCGCCACCATCGGGCCCGATGCGCCGGGTGGCCTCATTCTCTCCGGCCACACCGACTGCGTGCCGGTCGACGATCAGGACTGGTCGAGCGATCCCTTCGTGCTGACCGAGCGCGAGGGCCGGCTTTTCGGCCGCGGCAGTGCCGACATGAAGGGCTTTCTTGCCTGCGTGCTCGCGGTTGTGCCGGAGCTGGTCGCGAATCCCCGGGCGAAGCCCATCCATATCGCGTTCTCCTATGACGAGGAGGTCGGCTGCACCGGCGTGCTTGAGCTCGTGGACGATTTGAACGCACGCGGATTTCAGGCTGACATGTGTCTGGTCGGCGAGCCGACCGGCATGGAACTCGTCATCGGGCATAAGAGCGGACGGGCCTATCGCTGCCTGGTCACCGGACTCGAGGCGCATTCGAGCCTGGCGCCGCGCGCCGTCAATGCGATCGAGATCGCCGCGCGTCTCATCGCCGGCATCAGCGAGATCGCCAGGGAGTTCGCGCGCGGCATACGCGATGACGATTTCGATCTGCCGCATGCGACGATCAATACCGGCCTGATCGAGGGCGGCACTGGCATCAATATCGTGCCGCATCACTGCAGCTTCACTTTCGAATACCGGCTGCTCGCCGGACAGGATCCCGATGAAGTTTTCAACCGGGTGAAGGCGATGGCCGACGCCTTGCTGCCCCTGATGCGGGCGATCCATCCCGGTGCCGACATCGTCTTCGAGCAGATTTATGATTATCCGGGCCATTTCATCGCCAGCGACACGCCGGCGGTGCAACGCATGATCGCGCTGTCGGGTTCGAACCGCCTCGCCAAGGTCGCCTACGGGACCGAGGCGGGTCATCTGCAGAACGGCCTCGGTGTGCCGACCGTGATCTGCGGTCCGGGCGACATCGCGGTGGCGCACAAGCCGGATGAGTTCGTGACGCTCGATCAGCTGCGCCGCTGTGAGGATCTGCTGAAACGGCTTTGCGGCGCAGGCTGA
- a CDS encoding GlxA family transcriptional regulator, producing the protein MFGDKPQEWPQKFSFIMVPEFTMMPATAAIEPLRLANRCAEKPLYKWAMHSVDGKPVAASNGILAMVDGDLEQIGEHDTVIVCGGLNIQHHVDKRLVNWLRKAARRGLDIGAVCTGAHVLAEAHILDGYRCTIHWENLPGFSEAFPEIEATGGLFEIDRDRFTSAGGTSALDMMLALIASQHGPDLAANVAELVLHSPIRHHSEHQRMSLPARIGARHPKLVGIIEEMENNLEEPLSPSVLARQAGLSARQLERLFRRYLDRSPKRYYLELRLKKARSLLLQTDLSVINVALACGFSSPSHFSKCYRAFYGRTPYRERGVPVLDAAGGG; encoded by the coding sequence ATGTTCGGCGACAAGCCCCAGGAATGGCCGCAGAAATTCTCTTTCATCATGGTCCCCGAATTCACCATGATGCCGGCCACCGCGGCCATCGAGCCTTTGCGGCTCGCCAATCGCTGCGCCGAGAAGCCGCTTTACAAATGGGCCATGCATTCGGTCGACGGCAAGCCGGTGGCCGCCTCGAACGGTATCCTCGCCATGGTCGACGGCGATCTCGAGCAGATCGGCGAGCATGACACGGTCATTGTCTGCGGCGGGCTCAACATCCAGCACCATGTCGACAAGCGGCTGGTGAACTGGCTGCGCAAGGCGGCCCGGCGGGGCCTCGATATCGGCGCGGTCTGCACCGGCGCCCATGTGCTCGCCGAGGCCCATATTCTCGACGGCTACCGCTGCACCATCCACTGGGAGAATCTGCCGGGCTTCTCGGAAGCCTTCCCGGAAATCGAGGCGACCGGCGGACTGTTCGAGATCGATCGCGACCGCTTCACCAGCGCCGGCGGCACGTCGGCACTCGACATGATGCTGGCCCTGATCGCCAGCCAGCATGGGCCCGATCTCGCCGCCAATGTCGCCGAGCTCGTGCTGCATTCGCCGATCCGCCATCACAGCGAGCACCAGCGCATGTCGCTGCCCGCCCGCATCGGGGCGCGCCACCCCAAGCTCGTCGGCATCATCGAGGAGATGGAGAACAATCTCGAGGAACCCTTGTCGCCCAGCGTGCTGGCGCGCCAGGCCGGGCTTTCGGCCCGCCAGCTCGAGCGCCTGTTCCGGCGCTATCTCGACCGCTCGCCCAAGCGCTATTATCTGGAACTGCGGCTCAAGAAGGCGCGCTCGCTGCTGCTCCAGACCGACCTGTCGGTGATCAATGTGGCGCTTGCCTGCGGCTTTTCCTCGCCGTCGCATTTCTCGAAATGCTACCGCGCCTTCTATGGCCGCACACCCTACCGCGAGCGCGGCGTGCCGGTGCTCGACGCGGCGGGTGGGGGTTAA